From the Candidatus Cloacimonadaceae bacterium genome, the window TTCATGAAGCTGGCGCCGAAACCGCTGCCGGGGGTCTTGACATCGAGGATCTTTTTCACGTAGGAGGGCACATCGCCGAGGTAGATCGAGCCGTTGGTTTCCAACATGATCCGGTATTCTTGGGTGTGGAGTGTTTCCATCAGACTGATGCATTCGTCTTGCAGCATCGGTTCACCGCCGGTGATTTCCACAAGTTTGCATGGGTATTTCGCGATCTCGATGAGGATTTCGGTGATGGATATTTCTCTACCCTCTGCAAAAGCGTATTTGGTATCGCAATAGCTGCAATCCAGGTTGCACCCGCTGAGACGGATGAAGATGCAGGGCATGCCGGAGAAGGTGCTTTCTCCCTGCAGGCTGTAAAATATCTCACATATATTCAGATTCGCGCTCAAATCCGGCAACCTCATCAAAAAGGCAGATAGGGGAAATCCTTGTGATAGCCGAGCACTGCATCGATGTAGTTGTTGATCTTGATGGGATCGCCCAGCACAAATTTATCTCTGTTGCCGACTTTAAAGAAGCTATAATCCGCATCGCTCACAGCCAGTAGCTCCAGCCAGTCCGCATCCCCGAAGATGGGGATTCCGTCCAGCATCAGATAGCGGATGGAGGTGGCTTCAATAGTAAGTAGATTTTCAAAGGGGTCGTTGTCATTGGCGTCCACAAGCAAGAGGTTTCTGGTATGTTTAGGGTTTAGGCAGGCGTATTCGCGCGGGAGCATCAAGGCTTTGACTGCGTTTTCCGTGACCATTTTGAAGAGGAGATTGCCCTTGATAGAAGGAAAATGTTCCCTGATCTTATGGAATTCCGCGATCAGATTGACGCCGCCGGACATGGTGGAATCCGTTCCGATGCAGACGTTTGCGTTGTGCCTGAAGGCGGATTCGATATCCATGGTCTTGCCGATCAGATAATAGTTTGAAGTGGGACACCAGCAGATCGAGGCACCGACACAAGCGATCTTTTTGATCTCTTCTCCGGAAAAGGCGATGCCGTGGATCATCAGGGTGTTTGGTTTCAGGAGATCAAGCTGCATGAGCTTGGCAAATTCGCCGTGAGTAATCTCGTCCACCCCTTCGCCAAGATGGATGATGAACGGCATCCTTCCCTGGGTGAGTTTCATTTCCTTGATCGCGTCTTCGCCTCCCCACCAGTTTCCAAGCGTCAGAGAATGGCACTGGCGATAGTTGTCGTCCACCTTGATCGGAAACCCCCGATAATACTCTTTTCCCTGCACCGGAGCGTGATCCTGAACGATGCCGCAGCCAGAGAAAAGATTCTTGTAGGATCCCAAAAGCGCGAGTTTGTATGCGGCTGGTTCCTGCAATATAAATGATCCATCGTTGATCCAGAATAGATTACGCTCATGGTAGCTGACTGAATCCTTCATGTCCTCCACCCAGATATGCGAATTCGGATAGGGTCGATTTTCCCCGGCGCGGGGAACCCAGTTGCCGATCAAATGGTCATGGGAATTGATCAGCGGGGTGTAGGCAACGGTCTCTTCGAGCGC encodes:
- a CDS encoding amidohydrolase family protein; this translates as MIIKPAISVISSDRVEHRIDLHLQLATRSGSDRELALEKTVTHSRIGIRHPNNGSDRKLALEETVAYTPLINSHDHLIGNWVPRAGENRPYPNSHIWVEDMKDSVSYHERNLFWINDGSFILQEPAAYKLALLGSYKNLFSGCGIVQDHAPVQGKEYYRGFPIKVDDNYRQCHSLTLGNWWGGEDAIKEMKLTQGRMPFIIHLGEGVDEITHGEFAKLMQLDLLKPNTLMIHGIAFSGEEIKKIACVGASICWCPTSNYYLIGKTMDIESAFRHNANVCIGTDSTMSGGVNLIAEFHKIREHFPSIKGNLLFKMVTENAVKALMLPREYACLNPKHTRNLLLVDANDNDPFENLLTIEATSIRYLMLDGIPIFGDADWLELLAVSDADYSFFKVGNRDKFVLGDPIKINNYIDAVLGYHKDFPYLPF
- a CDS encoding radical SAM protein, producing the protein MSANLNICEIFYSLQGESTFSGMPCIFIRLSGCNLDCSYCDTKYAFAEGREISITEILIEIAKYPCKLVEITGGEPMLQDECISLMETLHTQEYRIMLETNGSIYLGDVPSYVKKILDVKTPGSGFGASFMKWNLKLLNPSDELKFVITCYDDYRFARDFLDRNSCKDNIILFSPVLSVLPAETLVEWMLRDGVSARLQLQLHRLLKLR